The nucleotide window ATTGCacgaatgaaatgaaaaatggatCACACCATATTTTAACCAGGTCCTTCAATGACAGCGAAAGAAATACAGATACCTGGGGTGATTAGCTCAGGAAAGGAAGTACTTATTTTTGAGAGATTTTGTTCTCTGGGAAATCCAACAGAAGGAAATAATGCTAATTTTTGAAGAGTAatttaaaggaaagatatataggAAAGGTTTCAAAGTTGCTTGTATGAAAAGTTAGGGACATTAATGAAAACATTAACAAATCCAAACTGGCAAAGTGGAGAGAAACAGCTTCTTTCTAAATAACAATCTAAAGTTTTAAACAAATCTAGTTAACATACAGCACACATCCAAATAGACTTCTGTGGATTAAATTTAATACAATTGTACATTCATGCTGTGGCGGTAACAACTTTAACATTATTTGACTACTTTTCTCAATTGACTCATGACACAAACAAAAGCACAATCCAAAAGGAAACACTAACATTTGTAACAGTTTTAAACAAAtgtggaaaaagaacaaatttttaagtgttaaaatatttgagtatggatcaacttaaatatattttcattcaagaaaataattctacttttcacttctcatttTGATGCAATGGCAATTCCAGGTGTCCCAGAGAATAATTCTTAATATCCACTCAACATATAACAATTATAGTTAAGATGGGATAGCTACAAGGACCAGATCTTTAAATACctcagatttttaaatgaatccTCCTGCTAAAAGTCATACTTTTCCATTTTAGTTATTTCTGTAAAAAGacatgcctttccttcctcctgcaTTAAAATACTTAGTAACTTAGCTATTTACATTAGATAcacataaatttaaccaaggattATTAAAACATATTGAAAGGAGCTATCCAATCAATAATGGTGTTTTAAGACAAggtaataaataaaatgctagaATCAGACTGACCTGTTTCCTTGCTGGGAATTTTTGGTCTCAAACAGCAGGTATTTAAAAGAAACCAAAGCAACATAAAACTATTGTACTTTATCTGTTTAGAAAACCATTGAAAGATACTATTCTGCAATTCATAGAATTAGGAGATATTACTTTTAAGTATGTTAAGTAAGTAAAAGTCCTTTCTTATAAGTCTCTAAATATTTGGAATGTACTTACAAAAGTCATTATAACTCTGGGAAGAAACcaagaaattaacattttaattactgTTTTACATATTGAGACCCTCTGGGTTATTAAGATATTAAGCTTCAGTctgttttttaaatctaaaagCAGCATGTTACTTCCCTGCTTAATTATTTCACGACCCATAAAAGCTAattattaacaatttttaaaagaccattAACCTTTTATTGTAATCACACAGCTATGTTTCAGTGTTGGTTGACATTTATTAGATCTTGGTTTCTCAAAATGTATTTATCTAGGTcaagaaaaatgggcagaaggaaaCCTCACCCAATTTATGTAGCAGTGTTAAGCAAATTCAGTTTTTGAGCCAAAACAAAATCATTTGTATCTTCAAACTTTCCCTTTTAACTTTTCTTATAGCAATATAATTTTGCATTTTGGCCAAGGAGAACTGCTTTCTTTTGGCAGACAAAATCATGCTGCAGGAGAAACAGTGACTTCAATCTATAGAATATGTCTCCTTTTTAATAGAGCTGTACCCAGTAGAGGATTATATTTCACCTAAGTTGATCTCTTTCAAAAGACTGATAGGATGAAATGATTTAAAATCTGTACTGTATTTTTACCCAATATACACAATTATGTTCAATCTGAAACAGTTTTCTAAAAGAACTGTTTTCTTGCCAAAATATAAGAAACTCCAAAATGTCTTATCCAAAAGTTGTCAATTAAAAATTAAGCCACAGTGCTTAAGTGTAATATTTTTAAGACCAACTCTGTACTATTGCACATTCTTGGATATGCGGAAACAAATACATTTTGactcttaagaaaaaaaacacttgatGGCACACTGAAGAATAACTTCTTGAGATTATAAACATAGGAGGCAGGGTATAGTTATTGCAAAATGATGGAAAACATCAGTGTGCCTTCACTTTGTTTGAAGAGATAGTATTtccactcaaaagttttgagtcCAAAATAGCTATTTACTGTTAAAGTATCACCAAAATTAGTTTCAAACATTACTCAGAAAATAGAACTACTTCCAACAATAACAATCTTAACTGCCTTTTATAAGTACTATAttgaaacttttcatttttaagggTCTTAACATCTTGTAGGATTCCCCCAAACCACCttttaaatttgaaatgaaataattccaaCCCAGTCCCAATTAAAAACTATTCACATTCACAAACAAGGAACATTATTGCACATTACACCCATATTTTAGGAATGTGTGCTTCCTTCCCCCAtgcccaggaaaaaaaaactgacacTGCCTCTCTGAATTTATATCCTCATTATCTGAATTCATAACATTTTCTGAAAGTGCTTCTGCTCTTCTACATTAATAATGTTATAGTCTAAAATACTTCATGAACCCTGAAGTGATTCTCTATGGAAGGAGCATCGTTTGCAAAATGAATTTGGCTAGTCACCTGCATGCCAAAATCTCCAAGTATCTGAACAAATTTCTTGTGCTCCTTTCCAATCCAAGATCTCATTGGATCATGTACTTGGTAAGGTGTAACATGGGTGTGAACAATTATCCCTGTTTGTGCAAATTCTTTCAAGACTTCTGGATAAGTAATCCAAGTGTTGCTTCCTCCAGAATGACCACCatccaaccagtacattgtttttatgtttttgataaAAGCATCGATGTTCTTGTCTTTCTTGGCTTCTTTCAACTCAAAAAGCAACTGATTCAAAACAACACAACCTTTACTGAATCCAATCAAAGTAAAAGAAGCACCATTTAATGATGGTGGATAAAAACTCATAGCAGACTCATCAAATTTTTCACAGgtcctctctttttctccctggcAACCATTGGTAGTATGAGAAGTGGATCGACAGTTAGATGCTTTGGAGTCCTTATTCAAATCTTTCACATTCTTCGATAGCAAACTCTTCTGACTTAAGTTAAAAGCATTAACTAATAACATGTAAAGGTGCTTAAAAGCTCCAAAGTCAGTACTGTGTTCTGGAGCACCAAACATATTGCTTTTCACAAAATTGTCATAGCAGCTGAATTTGTGCAAATGCATTCGGGAACACTTTATCACCCAAATATAACTACTGGGGAACCGGTGGGCTAAGATGGTGGCAACATTTTCTAGACTCCAGTTTTCCCACTGATAATTCTCAGGATGACGAGTCATAATTTCATGGTAATTCTGAAAggtaaaaaagataaaacaagcattaaatacacatttatataaaattatttccacAAAATTAGTTTCCCATTTTTATTGTGGAGAAAGTTGGTATGTTATAATGACCTATGGTTAATGTACTCGAAAACTATAAATCTATTTATTACTTTCTGGTTGTAAGATTTTAGTATTACAGAGCTACAGTGAACATTACTGTGATTACatccttaaaaataaattcctagaTGTGGAAAAACTAGGTTCAAGAATATTCATAGCTTAAGATTGATTATATAGACTACAATACTGTCTTCCAGagaaatatgtgtttttttttcatatttgttaaaTTTCATTGGCACAGGATAACTTACTCTAatttgaatttattaaaaatttaaataaagttgAAATTTGGTTCATATATTTATTAGTTATCTGGATTTCTACTGTGCCTGttcatatcttttgcctttttaaatttgCATCCTATTTACggaaaccgtgaacttccagatgttcaaggtggttttagaaaaggtagaggaaccagagatcaaattgccaacatccgctagatcatggaaaaagcaagagagttccagaaaaacatctatttctgctttgttgactaggccaaagcctttgactctgtggatcacaataaactgtggaaaattctgaaagagatgggaataccagactacctgacctgcctcttgagaaacctgtatgcaggtcaggaagcaacagttagaactggacatggaacaacagactggttccaaataggaaaaggagtacgtcagggctgtatactgtctccctgcttatttaatttctatgcagagtacatcatgagaaacgctggactggaagaagcacaagctggaatccagattgctgggagaaatatcaataatctcagatatgcagatgacaccacccttatggcagaaagtgaagaggagctaaaaagcctcttgatgaaagtgaaaaggttagcttaaagctcaacattcagaaaacgaagatcatggcatctggttccatcacttcatgggaaataaatggggaacagtggcaacagtgtcagactttatttttttgggctccaaaatcactgcagatggtgactgcagccatgaaattaaaaaacgctaactccttggaagagaagttatgaccaacctagatagcctattcaaaagcagagacgttactttgccaacaaatgtctgtctagtcaagatgatggttttccagtggtcatatatggatgtgacagttggactgtgaagaaagctgagcgccaaagaattgatgcttttgaactgtgttgttggagaagactcttgagagtcccttggactgcaagaagatccaaccagtccatcctaaaggagatcagtcctgggtgttctttggaagcaatgatgctaaagctgaaactccagtactttggccacctcatgtgaagagttgactcactggaaaagactctgatgctgggagggattgggggcaagagaaggggacggcagacgatgagatggctatatggcatcactgactcgatggacgtgagtttgagtgaactccgggagttgctgatggacagggaggcctggcgtgctgcgattcatggggtcgcagagagtcggacacgactgagcgactgaactaaactgaactcttGATATATTAATAACTTTTTGTTTACATTCTAGGACATGCATGTAAAtttggttttcctttttattcataaTATCCTTAAAAACAGGGAAATTCATTCAAATTCATTTATTCTGTAAAATGTACTGGAAATCTCCTGGACAGTCATGGATCAGAACAGATAAAACCCCTGCCCACAGATAGTACACATTCTAATAGAGATACTTAATAAACAACTCTGTAAATCAGCAGAGCAGCACCCTCCAACGGAAATACAGTGAGACACaagtaaaattttctagtagctacattaaaaagtaaaaagttgacagatgaatatttttctttttggggggcgCTGTGTCCTCCGGCacgcgggatcttagtttccagccagggattaaatccatactccctgcagtggaagtgtgcagtcttaacctctggaccactaggaaaatcccaaattatttttaaataatatattttatcgaGCCCCATACATCCACATGTAACATATTATTTCTACATGTAACCAACATAGAAAATACTGAaattattacatttctttttctaagtttCTGAAATCTAGTGTATATTTTACACTTATAACACATCTCAATTTGGGTGCTAAATTTTCATCAGAAATACTTGATCTGAATTTAGATTTCATAAGATTTACAGCTGCAAATGTAGATTCACATACCCAAGTTGCTCAAATACACTTAAAAAAGTTTTCTGGGAACTGAACTAATAGTTTCtagatttaaatttaaagttaaatgcaatttaaaatatatttctttgattAGACTAAATTTTAAATGGACAACAGCTACAAGTAGCTACTAGCTAGACAGCACAAGGTATTTTACAGAGGTAAGTGCAATGGAATGTAACGAAAGTACAGGAAAAGGACTGCATAGTTGGAG belongs to Capra hircus breed San Clemente chromosome 2, ASM170441v1, whole genome shotgun sequence and includes:
- the C2H2orf69 gene encoding UPF0565 protein C2orf69 homolog, with the protein product MWGFRLLRSPPLLLLLPQLGIGIAASSSHAGTMNLGSSGGGGAPCSPSAERRRQQCVQLSTVPGADPQRCNELLLLAAATAGEGPGRRDLSGDPAKEEVQPPPQHHVLYFPGDVQNYHEIMTRHPENYQWENWSLENVATILAHRFPSSYIWVIKCSRMHLHKFSCYDNFVKSNMFGAPEHSTDFGAFKHLYMLLVNAFNLSQKSLLSKNVKDLNKDSKASNCRSTSHTTNGCQGEKERTCEKFDESAMSFYPPSLNGASFTLIGFSKGCVVLNQLLFELKEAKKDKNIDAFIKNIKTMYWLDGGHSGGSNTWITYPEVLKEFAQTGIIVHTHVTPYQVHDPMRSWIGKEHKKFVQILGDFGMQVTSQIHFANDAPSIENHFRVHEVF